The DNA region CGGAGGCAGCGTTGGCCGACGCGGTCAGCGTGACGGTGGCGCTGCCCACGCCGCTGGCCGGCGACACGCCGAGCCACGACGCGTTCGACGATGCGCTCCACGTGGCGCCGTCGGCGGCGCTGGTGAGCGCGACGCTCTCGGTCCCGCCGGCGGGAGCTGCGCTCCAGCTCGCCGGTGTGACCGTGAAGGCCGCCATCGCCTCCGCAGCAAGAGCGATGCGGATCCGGGGGAACGAGACCCCGGTGCCCGAGTCGAAGATCGACAGTCCCGTGGACCTGAGCGCCGTGAGGACGGCGGTGACCGACGCCGTGGGCAGGCGCTGCTTCAGCAGGGCCCAGGCCCCGGCCACGTGGGGCGTTGCCATCGACGTCCCGCTCCGGGCGGCCGTGCCGCCACCGGGGACCGGCGCGACGATGCCCACGCCTGGGGCGAACAGCTGCATGCCGCTCGCCGTGTTGCCGAAGCTGGCCACCGCGTCGGCGTCGTCGGTGGCGCCGACGCTCACCGCGTTGGAGAGGCAGCCCGGGAACTCGAGGCCGTTGGTGGTGGCGCCGGAGTTGCCGGCGGCGACGACCGGGGCGATGCCGGCCGCCCTCAAAGCGGCGAACGCCGCGTACATCGAGGAGGAGGTGGCATCGCAGGGCGTCGGCAGGCCCGACCCGCTGCCGATGCTCAGGTTGAGGGCGGCGATGCCCATCGTGTCGGCGAGCGTCAGCACGTGGTCGATCGCGAGGAGGATGTCGCTGTAGTACGCCAGCGCGTCCTTCGAGAAGACCTGCACCGCGACGATCGGCGCGTCGGGGGCGACGCCGGAGTTGCCCGCCGCGATGCCGGCCACGTGCGTGCCGTGCGTGCAGGTGGCGCACGGCGCGGCGGCGCCGAGGCCGACCTGCGAGGTGGCGCCGTTGGGACACTGGCTGTTGGCCACCACCGTGGCGCCGGAAAAGCAGGCCTCCTGCACCACCCGGCCACCGAATGCCGGATGCGACGCCTCCACGCCATCGTCGAGCACGGCAACCGCCCAGCCAGTGCCCCGGTAGCCCTCGCTCCACAACTGGTCGGCCTGCACGAGCGGCACGCTCTCGGTCAGTCGGGATGCGGCGGCGAAGTCCTCCTCGAGGGTGGCGACGTCGGGATCGGCCACCAGCGCGTCGAGGCCGTCGAGGTCGACGGTCACGACGAGCACCGGCAGCGTGGTGGCGGCGCGAACGCTCCGCCCGCGGCTGCCGATACGCGCCAGGACGGCATTCCGGGCGCGACCGACGGCGGGCCGCAACGAGGACCGCGAGGTCGCAGCGGTGACGCCGGCAGGGAGACGCATCCCCACGAGCAGCCGCACGGAAGTGCCCAGCACGACGCGGGCCCGCAGTTGCCCGAGGCGGGCCCCACTGGCCCCATCAGCCGGCTGCCCGCTGGCAAGACGAATGGCCGGCGCCTGCGCTGACGCCGGTGCAGCCCCCGCGACTACGAGCAGGGCGAGCGTAAGGGCACGGAGCAGGCGGGCGCGGCGCATTCGGGAGCGGTCGGCCGACGGGGAGACACGTCGCCTTACCTCGACAATCGGCGCGGCGGTGCATTCGCACAGTCGGCGGGCAAGGCCCAGGGCCGTCGAACAAGGTCGGACGCTCCCGATCCCCCGGTCCGCGATCCCCGATCCCCGATCCGCAGGTACTATCCCCCTCGGGCGACAGCCGCCCCGGGAGAACGCGTCGATGCACGGTCGGACAGTGAAGGGGCGGACGGTACGAGGACTCGGGATGGGCCTGGCGCTGGCAACGGCAGCGGGGCTCGCGGTGGTGCACGGAGCGAAGCAGGCGCCCCGCGAGTGGCGCGATTACGCCGGCGGCCCCGACAGTTCACGGTTCGTCGCAGCCACGCAGATCGACAAGACCAACGTGACGCAGTTGAAGGTCGCCTGGACGTTTGCCGAGGGCGACACGGACTTCAACCCGCTGGTGGTTCGCGACGTGGTCTACACGCGGGCCCGCGGCGGGACGATCGTGGCGCTCGACGCCGCGACGGGCACCCTCAAGTGGCGGTCGCCCGAGATCAAGGGGTTCGCGATTCGCGGCCTGAACTACTGGGAGAGCGGCGACGGCAAACAACGCCGCCTCTTCTTCTCCGCGCTGAACCAGCTGCAGGCGGTCGATGCGGCCACCGGGCAACTGGTCACGACGTTCGGCAAGGACGGCAAGGTGGACCTGCGCGAGGGCCTCGACCGCGATCCGGCGACGGTCCAGCAGCAGAGCCGATTGCCCGGGCGCGTCTTCGGCAACCTGATCATCGTCGGCTCGGCGACCAACACCGAGTACACCTCGGCCCCCGGCGACGTGCGTGCCTTCGACGTCCGCACCGGCGCGCTCGTGTGGAGCTTCCGGACGATCCCGCGCACCGGCGAGTTCGGCGCCGACACGTGGCCCGAGAACGCGCGCGCCACGGTGGGCGGCGCCAACAACTGGGGCGAGCTCTCGATCGACGAGGCCCGCGGCATCGTGTACGTGCCGACCGGCAGCGGCAAGTTCAACTTCTTCGGCGGCTATCGCCGCGGCGACAACCTGTTCTCCGACAGCCTCGTCGCCCTCGACGCCCGCACCGGCAAGCGCCTCTGGCACTTCCAGACGGTGCACCACGACATCTGGGACCTCGACAACAACTCCGCGCCGCAGCTGACGACCATCACGCACGACGGCAAGCGCGTCGACATCGTCGCGATGGCCAGCAAGACCGGCTACCTCTACGTGTTCGACCGTGTCACCGGCGCGCCGATCTGGCCCATCGTGGAGCGCCCCGTCCCGACCAAGACGACGGTGCCGGGGCAGTACCTCTCGCCGACCCAGCCCTTCCCCACCAAGCCGGAGCCGTTCTCGCGCCAGTCGTTCACGGTGGACGACCTCAACCCGTACATCCTCACGCCCGAAGAACGCGAGGCGTTCCGCCAGCGCATCCTCAAGGCCCGCAACGAGGGGCCGTTCACCCCGATCGGCTTCGAGGAAGTCGTGCACATGCCAGGCAACCAGGGCGGGTCGAACTGGGGCAGCACGGCGGGGCACCCGACCGACGGCCGGGTGTACGTGATCGGCTTCAACGTGCCGACGATCATCCGGCTGCTCAAGCCCGGCGAGGTGCGCCCGGCGCGCGCCAACAACGCCGAGGAGATCGTCAAGGAGGGCTACCCGACCACCGACGGGTTCGGGTTGTACCCGACGATCGTCAAGCCGCCGTACACCACGCTGACGGCGTATGACCTCAACACCGGCGCCATCGCCTGGCAGAAGGGACTGGGCGACGACCTGCGCCTGCTGCCTCTCGGCATCACTGGCACCGGCTCTGCCGCCACGGTCAAGGGTGGGCTGATCGTGACCGGGTCGGGGCTGGTGTTCGCCACGGCTGCCGACCGCAAGGTCCACGTGTACGACAGCGCCGACGGCAAGGAGCTGGCCACCTTCCCGCTCGGAGGACCGACCAGCGGCGGGCCGTCGATGTACGAACACGGTGGGCGGCAGTACCTGCTGGTGACGGCATCGGCGACTCAGCCGACCGGCCCCGGCGCGGTGCCGACGCCCCATACGGGTCCCACCGGCCTGGTGGCCTGGGCGTTGCCCCGGTGACCGACGGGGAGCCGGTCAGGCTTCCGGCTTCATGAGGATTTTCCCGGTCGCGTGCAGCACCGCGAGGTGCACGCGGCCGGACACGCCGACCCGATCGTAGATGCGGGCCAGGCTGTTGCTGACCGTCCGGGGACTGATGCCGAGCTCGTCAGCAATCTGCTGATCCGTGCGCCCGCGTGCGACGCGGGAAACGATCTCGTATTGCCGTTGGGTAAGTCTGTACACACACAAGATGTCGCGCGCCCTTCGATCCGCAGAGCGTAGCAACGGCGTCACCTGTCTGTCGTGAGTAGGGTTGCTCACCAGGGCGCCGATCACACCTGCGCGGCCCGCGCGTGCCCACCCGCGGGACGCGCGTCGATGGCGCTCACGATTGGAGGGACCGGCATCTGACACCGGCGGCGTGAGCGCGCGTTGTTGTCACCCGTTCTATCGGCCCGGGTGCGGCCGTTCTGAAGACCTGCCCCGGCAGTACCCGCCGAGCCGGGGCGGACTCGACCTTCCTCGACCTCGGCGTCGGTTGCCGACGCCCTGTTCGGTTCCCTACGCGACCACGGGCGCGGCAAAGGCCGGTGAGGTGACCAGCGCCGCCGCGCCGCGCAGTCGGGGCTGATCGCCGAGCGGCACGATGGCGATCTCGATCTCGGCGTCGTCGGGCGTCAGCGCGAGCTCACGCAGCACGCGCCGGACACCTGGCTCGACAAGTTCCCAGCCCTCCGTGATCTCGCCGCTCATGTAGATGCAGCTCGGCTGGACCGCCTTGATGACCATCGCCAGGCCGCGTCCCAGGTACTCGCCCGTCTCGTCGAGCACCTGGCAGGCACGGGCCTCGCCGGCCCGCGCCCGCTCGACGATCGTCGGTACGGTGAGCGCCGGCTTGCTGCACGCCGGCCACGACAGGCTCGTGCCGAGGTAGCGTGCCACCGTGGCGCGCACCGAGGCATAGGCCTCCCAGCAGCCACGCGAGCCGCAGGCGCACACCGGACCATCGATGTCGATGGGGACGTGACCGAACTCGCCGGCGCCGTTGCGGGCACCCCGCACCAGTTGGCCGTCGAGGGCGATGCCCACGCCGACGCCGTCGGAGGCGTTGACGAAGACCAGCGGACCTTCCGGGAGCGGCGTGTCACGCACCTCCCAGAGCTGCGCGAGCGCGCAGGCCTTGGTGGAGTTCTCGACGACGACGGCGTGGCCGGTGGCGGCCTCGAGCGGCGCACGCAGGTCGACGTCCTGCCAGCCGAGCGTCGGGGCACGCAGCAGGCGGCCGCGCTCGGTGTCGACCAGGCCGGCCACCACGACGCCGATGCCCTGGCACTCGCCCACGCCGGGATGAGCCAGCAGCGCCACGATGCGCTGCGCGAGGTGCTGCAGCAGCTCGCCCGCGTCTTCGGTGGTCTGGAACTCCTCGATCTCCTGCAGCGGATGGCCGAGCGGATCGGTCACCTGCAGGAGCGTGCGGCTGGCGCTGATGTCGATGGCGACCGCGCAGCGGCGGCGCGTCTCGATGAAGAGGTGCTGCGGCTTGCGACCGCCCTGGCTGTCGCCCTTCGCGCCCTCGAAGATCTGGCCGGTGTCGAGCAGGTCCTGCACCAGGCGGCTGATGACGCCACGGCGCACGCCCATCAGCCGCGCCAGTTCGGCACGCGAGATCGGCTGGTTGGTCCGGACCAGGTTCAGCACGATCTGCCGGTTGATCTCGCGCGACGTTCCGCGATGAGCGATGCGGAAGTCCGTCGGGCTGATCTGGCGCATCGGAGACATGCGACGACGAGATTATGGTCCAGAATGGGCCACGGTGACAGTCGTGGACATCCCGCCTCGGTCGAGGCGCGGCCCCGGCGGGCTGCGCGCAGTGCTCCTGGGCGCGTTGTGCGCCGCCCTCTGCGCGCAGGCCGACGCGCGTGGCCCCGTCGTCGCGCCGCTGCAGTCGCCCGCGGGTCAGGCGCCCGACACGCGGCACGCACGCCTGCTCGGCGAGGCCGACGCGATCGTCGCCGGCCTCGACGCGCCCACCTCCGGGGTGTCCGCGCTGGACCGCCTCGCCTCGGCGCTCGGCTCGCTCGGTTCGGATCTCCGCGGCACTACGCTGCACGCCGACGTGGTCGCCGACCTCGATCGCGCCGTCGCCGCCCTGCGGGCGATCGTCGCAGCCCCCGGCCCCGACCTGCCGGCGCAGCGTCGTGCCACCGGCGTCGACGAGGCATCGCTGCGCGCGCTGCTGGCGCGGGTGCGTCGCGCCGTCGACGGCACGGTGGCGCTCGGCCTCGCCTTCCAGGGCAGCTACAGCCAGAGCAAGGTGAAGGAGCAGGCCTACGGGGGGCATGCGTCGGCCATGGGGCCCGCCCCGGCGCCGGCCGCACCGTCGGCCGACGGGCCAGCCTCCCCGGTCACCTTCGTCGAGCGGGGTCCGTTGCCCACGCGCACCTTCGACGGTGGCCCCACCAAGGATCACGTGCTCGAGTCGCCGGGCAACGGCCTGGCCCTCGTCGACGTGGACAACGACGGGTGGCTCGACATCTACCTCGTGACGGGCGCGCAGTTGACCGCGACGCGCGAGCGCGTCGCGCACCGCAATGCGCTGTACCGCAACCGCGGCGACTGGACCTTCGAGGACGTCTCGGCACGGGCCGGCGTCGATGCCGCGTCCTGGGGCAACGGCGTGTGTGCCGGCGACGTGGATGGCGACGCACGCATCGACATGTACGTCACCAACTGGGGGCCCAACCTGCTCTATCGCAACCGCGGCGACGGCACGTTCGAGGAGATCGGGGCGCGCGCCGGTGTCGCGGTCGACGGCTGGAGCACCGGGTGTGCCTTCCTCGACGCCGATGCCGACGGCGACCTGGATCTCTACGTGGCGCGGTACGTGCGCACCTCCTGGGAAGAGGTGCTGCGCGCGAGGAAGACGCTCCGCTGGCGCAACGGTCCCGCCATCATGGTGGGCCCCGCCGGCCTGCCCGGCGAGGCCGACCTCTTCTTCGAGAACCTCGGCGAGGGGCGGTTCCGCGAGGCGACGGCGGCCTTCGGCCTGGTCGACGACACGAAAGCGTACGGCTTCGGCGTCGTGCCGACCGACGTCGACGACGATGGCGACGTCGACCTGTTCGTGGCCAACGACTCGAACCCGAACTTCCTGTATCGCAACACCGGCCGCGGCACCTTCGAGAGCGCCGGCATGCTGGCCGGCGTCGGCGTCAACGCCGAGGCGCGGGCACAGGCCGGCATGGGCGTGGACGCTGGCGACGCGGATGGCGATGGCCGCATGGACCTCGTGCTCACGGCGTTCGCGCACGACCGGAACACGCTGTATCGCAACCTGGGTGACGGACTGTTCGAGGATGCGTCGCTGGCGGCCGGCCTGGCGACCTCGACGTTCACGCGCATGGGCTGGGGTGTCGCCTTCCTCGATGCCGACCTCGACGGCCGTCAGGACCTGTTCGTCGCCAACGGCCACATCTTCCCGGACGTCGCCGCCTTCCCCGACCTGGACGAGCAGTACGCGCAGAAGAACCAGCTGCTGTTGAACCGCGGCGGGATCGCCTTCAGCGACGTGTCGGCAAGTGCCGGCCCGGGCCTGCAGGTCGCCAGGGTGTCGCGCGGCATGGCCGTCGGCGACCTCGACAACGACGGCGACCCCGACGTGGTGGTGAGCAACATGGACGACACGCCGACGCTGCTCGAGAACCGTCAGGCTACCGGGCATCATTGGGTCGCGCTGCGACTCGACGCGCCCACCGGCAACCGGCTGGCGATCGGCGCAACGGTCACCGTGACGGCGGGCCCGCGGTCGTACGTGCGGGAGGTGCGGTCGGGCGGCAGCTTCATGTCGCAGGGCGACCTGCGGGTGCTGGTCGGCCTCGGGACGCACAGTGCGCCCGTTCAGGTGGACGTCCGGATGCCCGGCGGGGCGCGCTGGCGCTGGTCCGGCCTGCCGGTCGACCGGCTGCACCGGCTCACGCTCACGCCCGAGGCGCGGCTGGCGCCGGGGGCGGCGCGATGAGACCACGTCACCTCGCGCTGGCCCTCGCGCTTGCCATCGCCCCGGTCGCCGCGCAACAGGGCCCGGCCGTCTACCAGCCGGCCCTGACGACACCGGAATCGCTCGTGCCATTCCTCGAGCACCTCGAGGCCGGCAAGGATGCGTTCCCGCTCGAACGCGACGCCGAGCGGATCGAGGCGCGGCTTGCGCAGCTTGGCCAATGGCTGCGCGCGCCGGCCGGCCGCGCCACGCCGCCACCGGGCCTGTTCGCGCCGGAGTTCCGCGGCGGGCGGCTCCGCCCCGACGCCGACGCCACGCCCTCCGACGCCGAGCCGCTCGCCATCCATCGCGCGACGGTGGATGCCACGCCGCGGCAGGACGCGACGGCGACCCTGGCCGACCTGCGCAGCCTCGTCGGCGGCGCCACGCGCGTCACGGTCGCGGAGTTCATCGTGACGGCCATCGCGCCCGTCGAGGGCGGCTCCGACCTCCGCGCCGACGTCCGCTTCGAGATCGTGACCGAGGCCGCCGGCGGCGCGCGTCGGGCCCACGTGGGCACCTGGCGGATGTTGTGGCGACGGCAGGCGGCGGGGAACGCGGATCGGGGATCGCGGATCGCGAGCCCAACGGGTGCCACGGCCGGCGATGACGCGTCGCAGCTGGTGCAGTGGGTGGCGACCGCGCACACGGTGACGCGCAGCGCGCGGCCGCTGTTTGCCGACGTCACGACCCACGCCATCGACCAGGCCTCGGCGGCGGCGCGGCAGTTCGCCGTGCCGCTCGACACGTGGATGTCGCGCCTCGACTCGGTGCTGACGCGCGACTCCAACGGGCACCACGGCGTGTCGGTCGGCGACGCCGACGGCGACGGCTTCGAGGACCTGTACGTCGCGCAGCCGTCGGGATTGCCCAACCGGCTGCTGCGCAACAAGGGCGACGGCACCTTCGAGGACGTCACCGACGCGTCCGGCGCGGGGCTGCTCGACGACACCGCGCAGTCGCTCTTCGCCGACGTCGACAGCGACGGCGACCAGGACCTCGTGCTCGCGACGAGCCTGCGACCGCTGCTGCTGCGCAACGAGGGTCGGGGCCGGTTCGTGGTGGTCGACGGCGCGTTCACCTTCGCGTCGCCGCTGCAGGGCGTGCTGACCGGCGTGACGATGGCCGACTACGACCGCGACGGCCACCTCGACGCGTACCTGTGCGTCTACTCGTACTTCTTCGGAGCCGGCGAGGACAAGGCCGGCACGCCGATGCCGTACCACGATGCGCGCAACGGCCCGCCCGGCGTGTTGTTCCGCAACGACGGCACCGGCCGCTTCGTCGACGCCACGGCGGAGGCGGGGCTCGACGTCGGCAACGACCGCTACCACTTCGCCGGCGCGTGGGCCGACTTCGACGAGGACGGCTGGCCCGACCTGCTGGTGGCCAACGACTTCGGCACCAAGAACCTCTATCGCAACCTCGGGCGACAGGGCGGCCGCGTGCGGTTCGAGGACGTGGCGGCGCGCGCCGGCGTGCTCGACCACGGCGCCGGCATGAGCGCCGCCTTCCTCGACTACGACAACGACGGGCGCCTCGACATCTACACCGGCAACATGTGGGCCGCCCCCGGGCAACGCGTGACGGCGGCGCCGACCTTCATGCCCGACGCGCCGGCCGACGTGCGCGAGGCCTATCGGCGCCACGCCCGCGGCAACGGGCTGTTCCGCAATCGCGGCGACGGCACCTTCGACGATCGATCCGTCGAGGCCGGCGTCACCATGGGCCGCTGGGCCTGGGCCTCCGACGCGCTCGACGTGGACGGCGACGGCTGGCAGGACCTCTACGTCGCCAACGGCATGCTGTCGCGCGGCGATGGTGACCGCGATCTCGAGAGCTACTTCTGGCGCCAGGTCGTGGCCCGCTCGCCGCTCACGCGCATCACCGGCGCGCCGTACGACGACGCGTGGCGGGCGATCAACATGCGCCTGGTGCACGGGTCGATCGCGAGCCGGCAACGCAACGTGCTCTACCGCAACGACCGCGCCGGGAGGTTCGACGACGTGTCCGGCGTGACCGGCCTCGACCTCGACCAGGACGGCCGATCGTTTGCCAGCCTCGATCTCGATCGCGACGGGGATCCCGACCTGGCGATCATGGCGGCCCGGCAGGCGCCGCACCTGCGGATCGTCCGCAACGATCACCCGGCGCGTCCGGCCATCGCCCTGCGACTGGTGGGCACCAGGAGCAACCGCGACGCAATCGGCGCGCGGGTGGACGTCGAGGCCGACGCGGTGCACGTGACCCGCCTCGTGCAGGCGGGGTCCGGCTTCCTGTCGCAGCACTCGCGCGAGGTGCTGGTCGGGCTCGGCGCGAGCCGTGCCATCAGGAAGGTCGTCGTCACGTGGCCGTCGGGCCTGCGGCAGGAGTTCACCGACGTCGCGATCGACGCGCGGTATCGCCTGGTGGAAGGCGGAGCCCTCGAATCCACGCCGATGACGCGCGGCGCGAGCATGGCGCCACCGTCGCCCGTGAGTGCCGCGCCAGCCGCGCCACCCACGACCACGTGGTTCTACCGCCCGGTGCCCGCGCCTGCCTTCACGGCAACCGATCTGACCGGCACGACGCGATCGCTCGCCGCCCTGCAGGGGCGTCCGGCGCTGCTCGTGCTCTGGCGGGCCGATGCAGCCGCGTCGGTGCGCGCGGTCGCGGAGGTGGCGAGCGCGCAGCGCCGCCTCGAGGCGGGAGGCATCACGGCGATCGCCATCGCGCTCGATCCGCCCGACGCGGGGGCCCGTGTGCGTGCCGCGGCCCCTGCCGGCCTGCCGGTCGTCCATGCGTC from Luteitalea sp. TBR-22 includes:
- a CDS encoding ROK family transcriptional regulator, whose amino-acid sequence is MSPMRQISPTDFRIAHRGTSREINRQIVLNLVRTNQPISRAELARLMGVRRGVISRLVQDLLDTGQIFEGAKGDSQGGRKPQHLFIETRRRCAVAIDISASRTLLQVTDPLGHPLQEIEEFQTTEDAGELLQHLAQRIVALLAHPGVGECQGIGVVVAGLVDTERGRLLRAPTLGWQDVDLRAPLEAATGHAVVVENSTKACALAQLWEVRDTPLPEGPLVFVNASDGVGVGIALDGQLVRGARNGAGEFGHVPIDIDGPVCACGSRGCWEAYASVRATVARYLGTSLSWPACSKPALTVPTIVERARAGEARACQVLDETGEYLGRGLAMVIKAVQPSCIYMSGEITEGWELVEPGVRRVLRELALTPDDAEIEIAIVPLGDQPRLRGAAALVTSPAFAAPVVA
- a CDS encoding PQQ-binding-like beta-propeller repeat protein; its protein translation is MHGRTVKGRTVRGLGMGLALATAAGLAVVHGAKQAPREWRDYAGGPDSSRFVAATQIDKTNVTQLKVAWTFAEGDTDFNPLVVRDVVYTRARGGTIVALDAATGTLKWRSPEIKGFAIRGLNYWESGDGKQRRLFFSALNQLQAVDAATGQLVTTFGKDGKVDLREGLDRDPATVQQQSRLPGRVFGNLIIVGSATNTEYTSAPGDVRAFDVRTGALVWSFRTIPRTGEFGADTWPENARATVGGANNWGELSIDEARGIVYVPTGSGKFNFFGGYRRGDNLFSDSLVALDARTGKRLWHFQTVHHDIWDLDNNSAPQLTTITHDGKRVDIVAMASKTGYLYVFDRVTGAPIWPIVERPVPTKTTVPGQYLSPTQPFPTKPEPFSRQSFTVDDLNPYILTPEEREAFRQRILKARNEGPFTPIGFEEVVHMPGNQGGSNWGSTAGHPTDGRVYVIGFNVPTIIRLLKPGEVRPARANNAEEIVKEGYPTTDGFGLYPTIVKPPYTTLTAYDLNTGAIAWQKGLGDDLRLLPLGITGTGSAATVKGGLIVTGSGLVFATAADRKVHVYDSADGKELATFPLGGPTSGGPSMYEHGGRQYLLVTASATQPTGPGAVPTPHTGPTGLVAWALPR
- a CDS encoding helix-turn-helix transcriptional regulator, whose product is MIGALVSNPTHDRQVTPLLRSADRRARDILCVYRLTQRQYEIVSRVARGRTDQQIADELGISPRTVSNSLARIYDRVGVSGRVHLAVLHATGKILMKPEA
- a CDS encoding FG-GAP-like repeat-containing protein, producing MTVVDIPPRSRRGPGGLRAVLLGALCAALCAQADARGPVVAPLQSPAGQAPDTRHARLLGEADAIVAGLDAPTSGVSALDRLASALGSLGSDLRGTTLHADVVADLDRAVAALRAIVAAPGPDLPAQRRATGVDEASLRALLARVRRAVDGTVALGLAFQGSYSQSKVKEQAYGGHASAMGPAPAPAAPSADGPASPVTFVERGPLPTRTFDGGPTKDHVLESPGNGLALVDVDNDGWLDIYLVTGAQLTATRERVAHRNALYRNRGDWTFEDVSARAGVDAASWGNGVCAGDVDGDARIDMYVTNWGPNLLYRNRGDGTFEEIGARAGVAVDGWSTGCAFLDADADGDLDLYVARYVRTSWEEVLRARKTLRWRNGPAIMVGPAGLPGEADLFFENLGEGRFREATAAFGLVDDTKAYGFGVVPTDVDDDGDVDLFVANDSNPNFLYRNTGRGTFESAGMLAGVGVNAEARAQAGMGVDAGDADGDGRMDLVLTAFAHDRNTLYRNLGDGLFEDASLAAGLATSTFTRMGWGVAFLDADLDGRQDLFVANGHIFPDVAAFPDLDEQYAQKNQLLLNRGGIAFSDVSASAGPGLQVARVSRGMAVGDLDNDGDPDVVVSNMDDTPTLLENRQATGHHWVALRLDAPTGNRLAIGATVTVTAGPRSYVREVRSGGSFMSQGDLRVLVGLGTHSAPVQVDVRMPGGARWRWSGLPVDRLHRLTLTPEARLAPGAAR
- a CDS encoding FG-GAP-like repeat-containing protein, encoding MRPRHLALALALAIAPVAAQQGPAVYQPALTTPESLVPFLEHLEAGKDAFPLERDAERIEARLAQLGQWLRAPAGRATPPPGLFAPEFRGGRLRPDADATPSDAEPLAIHRATVDATPRQDATATLADLRSLVGGATRVTVAEFIVTAIAPVEGGSDLRADVRFEIVTEAAGGARRAHVGTWRMLWRRQAAGNADRGSRIASPTGATAGDDASQLVQWVATAHTVTRSARPLFADVTTHAIDQASAAARQFAVPLDTWMSRLDSVLTRDSNGHHGVSVGDADGDGFEDLYVAQPSGLPNRLLRNKGDGTFEDVTDASGAGLLDDTAQSLFADVDSDGDQDLVLATSLRPLLLRNEGRGRFVVVDGAFTFASPLQGVLTGVTMADYDRDGHLDAYLCVYSYFFGAGEDKAGTPMPYHDARNGPPGVLFRNDGTGRFVDATAEAGLDVGNDRYHFAGAWADFDEDGWPDLLVANDFGTKNLYRNLGRQGGRVRFEDVAARAGVLDHGAGMSAAFLDYDNDGRLDIYTGNMWAAPGQRVTAAPTFMPDAPADVREAYRRHARGNGLFRNRGDGTFDDRSVEAGVTMGRWAWASDALDVDGDGWQDLYVANGMLSRGDGDRDLESYFWRQVVARSPLTRITGAPYDDAWRAINMRLVHGSIASRQRNVLYRNDRAGRFDDVSGVTGLDLDQDGRSFASLDLDRDGDPDLAIMAARQAPHLRIVRNDHPARPAIALRLVGTRSNRDAIGARVDVEADAVHVTRLVQAGSGFLSQHSREVLVGLGASRAIRKVVVTWPSGLRQEFTDVAIDARYRLVEGGALESTPMTRGASMAPPSPVSAAPAAPPTTTWFYRPVPAPAFTATDLTGTTRSLAALQGRPALLVLWRADAAASVRAVAEVASAQRRLEAGGITAIAIALDPPDAGARVRAAAPAGLPVVHASRELAYTWAITWRHLFMNRPPVPLPAALLLDGSGAIVRAWRDTIDADAVLRDAAAIEAPDEARLARALPFGGTFHAKVPMRNWLPYGSALLDEGLETEAIAAFERASQSSPSASILYRLGTLLARHGQRARARQAFESALALDPKLAEAHNDLGTLLAQDGDLPAAVARFKQALAATPDYPDALNNLGYALLLGGQPEQARALYERALQLQPDFPEALNNLGLIAGRAGDLVTAERRFREALARRPAYGEAANNLALALVAQGRAADAVTLLEDLVARVPAFEDAWVTLAKLHLSAGRTAEGLAAVQRLLQRNPTHPVGVALLREYGPR